A single genomic interval of Oryctolagus cuniculus chromosome 19, mOryCun1.1, whole genome shotgun sequence harbors:
- the LOC108176793 gene encoding uncharacterized protein isoform X2, with the protein MDAQGCCTDCSAPCRKHSASEPQDCCWTCAEACDFPLPSPGRFLDACCPQPSEAGWAPRCPSCCPLCDCACACQLPDCQSLNCLCFEIKLR; encoded by the exons ATGGAC gcccagggctgctgcacggactgcagcgccccctgcaggaagCACAGCGCCTCTGAGCCCCAAGACTGTTGCTGGACCTGCGCGGAAGCCTGCGACTTTCCTCTGCCTAGCCCGGGCCGCTTCCTGGATGcgtgctgcccccagcccagcgaAGCC GGTTGGGCCCCTcgctgccccagctgctgccccctCTGCGACTGCGCCTGCGCCTGCCAGCTCCCGGACTGCCAGAGCCTCAACTGCCTCTGCTTTGAGATCAAGCTCCGATGA
- the LOC108176793 gene encoding uncharacterized protein isoform X1 codes for MDAASSPWSPTPAPASNPSLPLPIPAIVFIAVGIYLLLLGLVLLTRHCLLAQGCCTDCSAPCRKHSASEPQDCCWTCAEACDFPLPSPGRFLDACCPQPSEAGWAPRCPSCCPLCDCACACQLPDCQSLNCLCFEIKLR; via the exons ATGGAC GCCGCTTCTAGCCCGTGGAGTCCAaccccagctcctgccagcaACCCTTCCTTGCCGCTCCCCATCCCCGCCATTGTCTTCATCGCTGTGGGCATCTATTTGTTGCTGCTGGGCCTGGTGCTGCTCACCAGGCACTGCCTGCTG gcccagggctgctgcacggactgcagcgccccctgcaggaagCACAGCGCCTCTGAGCCCCAAGACTGTTGCTGGACCTGCGCGGAAGCCTGCGACTTTCCTCTGCCTAGCCCGGGCCGCTTCCTGGATGcgtgctgcccccagcccagcgaAGCC GGTTGGGCCCCTcgctgccccagctgctgccccctCTGCGACTGCGCCTGCGCCTGCCAGCTCCCGGACTGCCAGAGCCTCAACTGCCTCTGCTTTGAGATCAAGCTCCGATGA